A single region of the Saprospiraceae bacterium genome encodes:
- the istB gene encoding IS21-like element helper ATPase IstB, which produces MKNVSLQRMKQLKLIGMANAYEAILGLPINQQPEAHQLLATLLDAEHDNRSNKKMQMFVRLSKLRYQATLPDIDCDQQRNLSKEKLLKLADCSYIQRGENILITGATGCGKSYLACALGHQACVLGHRTLYFNMNRLTEQIALARTDGSLLKWLDRIKKAALIIFDDFGLQPITPAIKLILLQILEDRYEAAATLICSQLPVNKWYEYFDEPTLADAILDRIIPKAHRIDLKGNSLRKPAKSLS; this is translated from the coding sequence ATGAAAAATGTATCCCTGCAAAGGATGAAGCAACTCAAATTAATCGGAATGGCCAATGCTTATGAGGCTATATTGGGCTTGCCTATCAACCAGCAACCCGAAGCACATCAACTCTTGGCTACCCTGCTAGATGCAGAGCATGACAACCGGTCTAATAAAAAAATGCAAATGTTTGTAAGACTCAGCAAACTCCGATATCAAGCCACTTTACCTGATATTGATTGCGATCAACAGCGAAATCTAAGTAAAGAAAAACTCCTCAAATTAGCCGATTGCTCCTACATCCAAAGGGGAGAAAATATCCTCATCACCGGGGCAACCGGTTGTGGTAAATCCTATCTGGCATGTGCCCTAGGTCATCAAGCTTGCGTCTTAGGTCACAGAACCCTCTACTTCAACATGAATCGATTAACCGAACAAATTGCCCTGGCAAGAACCGATGGATCACTCCTCAAGTGGTTGGACAGAATTAAAAAAGCAGCACTCATTATCTTTGATGATTTTGGTCTACAACCCATTACACCAGCCATCAAACTGATCCTCTTACAAATACTCGAAGACCGATACGAAGCAGCAGCTACTTTAATCTGCTCACAACTACCCGTCAACAAGTGGTATGAATATTTTGATGAACCTACTTTAGCTGATGCTATTTTGGATAGAATTATTCCTAAAGCACATCGAATAGATTTGAAAGGAAATAGTTTAAGAAAACCAGCAAAAAGTTTATCTTAA
- the istA gene encoding IS21 family transposase encodes MDQVKSIIKNYLSTRSIKATARQLKISKNTVREYLRRSQAYTEDIGQLLLLDDDQLKVILYGTHTPSQTDRSATLSQQQDYWIKELRRVGVTRQLLWEEYRVEHPDGYGYSQFCEYLKRGIGRKDLTLSLNHVPGQELMVDFSGKKLEWVDLSTGQVHSCEVLVAVFPHSHYAFVIALASQQLAHFVHGLNQALSFFGGLPQVLLSDNLKSYVTRADRYEPTFTQLCEQLAAHYQLDLQATRVGKPKDKASVENAVGVVYNRIYGPLRNEVFSSLAALNEGIREQLDRHNAKAYQKKEGSRQSIFQTYERPQMRDLPSDLFEIKKITRAKIQLNYHVFIGEEKNFYSVPCQYVGQQAQIIYTPKVVEVFLNSERIALHQRLEGRGSYHYQTQEQHMPKHHQEWKKSLGYDAEYFLTQAKLIGPATHWAIQLVLVSRIHQEQSYNSCKGILHLTKKYSKERLEQAALRCQKVSRVSYNMLKRILLLELDQVEEQPAQLKLPLHDNIRGPQQYQ; translated from the coding sequence ATGGATCAAGTAAAAAGCATTATCAAAAATTATCTGAGTACCCGTTCGATTAAGGCTACGGCCCGTCAACTAAAAATATCGAAGAATACGGTACGCGAGTATCTGCGTCGCAGCCAAGCTTATACGGAGGATATAGGGCAGCTTTTATTGTTAGATGATGATCAACTTAAGGTTATCCTGTATGGCACCCATACGCCTAGCCAAACGGACCGCAGCGCTACCTTATCTCAACAGCAGGACTATTGGATAAAAGAATTACGTCGAGTAGGTGTAACGCGGCAGTTGTTATGGGAAGAATACCGGGTGGAACATCCAGATGGTTATGGTTATAGTCAGTTTTGTGAATATCTAAAAAGAGGGATTGGCCGCAAAGATCTTACGCTGAGTTTGAACCATGTTCCAGGTCAAGAACTGATGGTAGATTTTAGTGGAAAGAAACTTGAGTGGGTAGATCTCAGTACGGGCCAAGTCCATTCATGTGAAGTCCTGGTAGCGGTGTTTCCCCATAGCCATTATGCATTTGTCATTGCCTTGGCTAGTCAACAGCTTGCCCATTTTGTGCATGGTCTGAACCAAGCGCTGTCATTTTTTGGTGGCCTTCCTCAGGTCCTCTTATCGGATAATTTAAAATCTTATGTTACCAGGGCCGATAGATATGAACCCACTTTCACCCAATTATGTGAGCAATTAGCTGCCCACTATCAATTGGACTTACAGGCTACCCGAGTGGGTAAACCCAAGGATAAAGCCAGTGTGGAAAATGCTGTAGGTGTGGTCTATAACCGTATTTATGGCCCTTTAAGAAATGAAGTCTTCTCCAGTTTAGCGGCCCTAAACGAGGGCATTAGAGAACAACTTGATCGGCACAATGCCAAGGCTTATCAAAAAAAAGAAGGGAGTCGACAAAGTATTTTTCAGACCTACGAACGCCCACAAATGAGAGATCTTCCCAGCGATTTATTTGAGATCAAGAAAATAACCCGTGCTAAAATCCAACTCAATTACCATGTTTTTATCGGAGAAGAAAAGAATTTTTACTCCGTTCCCTGCCAGTATGTAGGCCAACAAGCACAGATCATTTATACCCCTAAAGTAGTGGAAGTCTTCCTCAACAGTGAGCGCATTGCCTTGCACCAAAGGTTGGAGGGGCGGGGTAGCTATCATTATCAGACCCAAGAACAGCATATGCCCAAACACCATCAAGAATGGAAAAAAAGTCTGGGTTACGACGCTGAATATTTTTTGACCCAGGCCAAACTAATAGGCCCAGCCACCCACTGGGCTATTCAGTTGGTACTGGTCTCCAGAATCCATCAAGAGCAATCCTACAACAGTTGTAAAGGCATCTTACACCTCACTAAAAAGTACTCTAAGGAACGATTAGAACAAGCCGCACTACGTTGTCAAAAGGTCAGTAGAGTCAGTTATAACATGCTCAAAAGAATCCTGCTCCTTGAATTGGATCAGGTCGAGGAACAACCTGCTCAACTCAAACTACCACTACATGATAATATCCGTGGCCCTCAACAGTATCAATAA
- a CDS encoding sigma 54-interacting transcriptional regulator: MSALLKKKILILDDKPEFYDRFRNQFDSIFQFNVLRYYAGKDLEGKEQYDVLLLDLDFGFIGKGKDGYQYGLEKTLPDAVEKAKGKFPIIVCTQDTRQETFIKATNSGASYLLHKNQYDPVVWKNKIEEILEEFKHKKNHQKEEKITDGFISGSPKMQELKNRLKLLPQFGSHAPVLLLGETGVGKEVAAKFLHQSKNNEKLPFISVNLSAISENLLESELFGHTKGAFTGATAAKKGLFEEAKGGTLFLDEIGEISLEMQVKMLRVLEEKQFRRVGDTSSINLEAQLVFATNIDIQKAIQTKTFREDFYQRISTISFEIPPLRERQVDIAPLINFFLGLEDICPPSFHLFGCTAEQCFSEAALSKLYQYHWPGNVRELRNSLQKMLFEVFATGKEKIDEDILPGRFHQNPIFYDGTENAGTNKRSNERNMPKPAHLSWPITKQTAYTELVTIEKALIDSGGRKNDAAQLLGLKNDQTIRYKVKVKYFNEYPELFDFFPTICKVYKL; the protein is encoded by the coding sequence ATGTCTGCATTACTAAAGAAAAAAATACTAATTCTTGATGATAAGCCGGAATTTTACGATCGCTTTCGTAATCAGTTTGACAGTATTTTTCAATTTAATGTCTTAAGGTATTATGCTGGAAAAGATCTGGAAGGTAAGGAACAATACGATGTGCTGCTACTAGATTTAGATTTTGGGTTTATTGGAAAAGGAAAAGATGGATACCAATATGGATTAGAGAAGACCCTTCCTGACGCGGTGGAAAAAGCCAAAGGAAAGTTCCCTATTATTGTTTGTACGCAGGATACCCGACAGGAAACTTTCATTAAAGCAACGAATAGTGGCGCCAGTTATTTATTGCATAAAAACCAGTATGATCCTGTCGTTTGGAAAAATAAAATAGAAGAAATACTCGAAGAATTTAAGCATAAAAAAAACCATCAAAAGGAAGAAAAAATTACCGATGGATTTATTTCGGGATCTCCCAAAATGCAAGAATTAAAGAATAGGCTTAAGCTGTTACCGCAATTTGGGAGTCATGCGCCTGTATTGCTATTGGGCGAAACGGGGGTCGGAAAAGAAGTAGCAGCGAAGTTTTTGCACCAGTCAAAAAATAATGAGAAGCTTCCTTTTATATCTGTTAATTTATCTGCCATAAGCGAAAATTTGCTGGAAAGCGAACTGTTTGGTCATACCAAGGGGGCATTTACTGGGGCTACCGCTGCTAAAAAAGGCTTATTCGAAGAGGCGAAAGGGGGGACCTTATTTTTAGATGAAATTGGCGAAATAAGCCTGGAGATGCAAGTTAAAATGCTGCGGGTCTTAGAAGAAAAACAGTTTAGAAGAGTTGGAGATACATCTTCCATAAACTTGGAGGCCCAATTGGTTTTTGCCACAAATATTGATATACAAAAAGCAATCCAAACGAAGACCTTTCGAGAAGATTTTTACCAACGCATCAGTACCATTTCATTTGAGATTCCTCCCTTAAGGGAACGGCAAGTTGATATCGCCCCATTGATTAACTTTTTCTTGGGCTTGGAAGACATCTGTCCACCTTCCTTCCATTTATTTGGGTGTACCGCCGAACAATGCTTTTCAGAAGCTGCTTTATCTAAACTGTACCAATATCATTGGCCTGGTAATGTAAGAGAATTGCGAAATAGTTTGCAGAAAATGCTGTTTGAGGTTTTTGCTACAGGAAAAGAAAAGATTGATGAGGATATTTTACCTGGGAGATTTCATCAAAACCCAATCTTTTACGATGGCACAGAAAATGCAGGAACTAACAAGCGTAGTAATGAAAGAAATATGCCCAAACCAGCGCATCTCAGCTGGCCCATTACTAAACAGACTGCTTACACGGAGTTGGTTACGATAGAAAAAGCATTGATTGATTCAGGTGGGCGAAAAAATGATGCGGCACAACTACTTGGACTCAAAAATGACCAAACTATCCGCTATAAAGTGAAAGTTAAATATTTCAATGAGTATCCGGAATTATTTGATTTTTTCCCAACTATTTGCAAAGTTTATAAACTATAG